In a single window of the Impatiens glandulifera unplaced genomic scaffold, dImpGla2.1, whole genome shotgun sequence genome:
- the LOC124918322 gene encoding cytochrome P450 78A5-like, with product MSSGIGLFVLPDDSSSTLLSIQLFLFLAILTAVFRFWLVPGGLAWALSKAKTGAPIPGPSGFPLIGLIFTFMSSLTHRKLANLSQTLKAVPLMAFSVGFTRFVISSDPGSAKDILSSSAFADRPIKESAYELLFNRAMGFAPFGEYWRELRRISATYMFSPKKIACAEGFRKNICHQMITQVKTQMDLKGDVEIKQVLHYGSLNNMMMTVFGKYYDFGENGDGLELEGFVSEGYKLLGTFNWSDHFPILGWLDVQGVRRRSRKLVSKVDGFVRKIIDDHSMVTDQDNNHGYFVDVLLDLERENKITRSDMVAVLWEMIFRGTDTVAILLEWILARLVLHPNIQAKALAEIETTIGSSRAVMESDIPNLPYLQAIVKETLRMHPPGPLLSWARLAIHDTHVGQYFVPAGTTAMVNMWAIAHDKGIWSEPEEFRPERFIEQDVSVMGSDMRLAPFGSGRRVCPGKTMGLATVHIWLAVLLQNFEWTSKDDVDLTEVLKMSMEMKNPLVCKAVARVF from the exons atgtcttcGGGAATAGGCCTCTTTGTTCTACCAGATGACTCCTCCTCCACCTTGCTCAGCATCCAACTTTTCCTCTTTCTCGCTATCCTAACCGCTGTTTTCAGATTCTGGCTAGTCCCGGGTGGTCTTGCATGGGCTCTTTCCAAAGCAAAAACCGGTGCCCCCATTCCCGGACCATCTGGATTTCCCCTTATCGGACTCATTTTCACTTTCATGAGTTCTTTGACTCATAGAAAACTTGCAAACCTTTCTCAGACCTTAAAGGCAGTTCCACTAATGGCCTTTTCGGTTGGGTTCACCCGTTTCGTTATTTCAAGTGATCCGGGTTCGGCTAAGGACATTCTCAGTAGTTCTGCCTTCGCTGATCGTCCCATTAAGGAATCCGCTTACGAGCTCTTGTTTAATCGGGCAATGGGATTTGCTCCCTTTGGAGAATACTGGAGAGAGCTAAGAAGGATTTCAGCTACTTACATGTTTAGCCCGAAGAAAATAGCTTGTGCTGAAGGATTCCGTAAGAACATCTGTCATCAGATGATCACACAA GTAAAAACACAAATGGATCTAAAAGGGGATGTTGAGATCAAGCAAGTTCTTCACTATGGTTCATTGAATAACATGATGATGACTGTTTTTGGAAAGTATTATGATTTTGGTGAAAATGGGGACGGTTTGGAATTAGAGGGATTTGTTAGTGAAGGATACAAGTTACTAGGGACATTCAATTGGAGCGATCATTTCCCGATTCTAGGTTGGCTTGATGTTCAAGGTGTGAGAAGGAGAAGTAGGAAACTAGTTTCTAAAGTGGATGGGTTTGTTAGAAAGATCATAGACGATCACAGCATGGTTACTGATCAGGACAATAATCATGGATACTTTGTTGATGTTCTTCTTGATCTTGAGAGAGAGAACAAGATCACCCGATCTGATATGGTCGCTGTTCTATGG GAAATGATCTTCAGAGGAACAGATACTGTTGCAATTCTATTagaatggattctagcaagacTAGTTCTTCATCCAAACATTCAAGCCAAAGCTCTCGCCGAAATTGAAACAACTATTGGCTCTTCAAGGGCGGTAATGGAATCTGATATCCCAAACCTGCCATACCTCCAAGCCATCGTAAAAGAGACTCTAAGAATGCACCCTCCAGGCCCCCTCCTTTCATGGGCTCGTCTTGCAATCCACGACACACATGTTGGGCAGTACTTTGTCCCTGCAGGGACCACGGCCATGGTGAATATGTGGGCCATAGCACATGACAAAGGAATTTGGTCGGAGCCAGAAGAGTTCAGGCCAGAGAGATTCATTGAACAGGATGTGTCTGTCATGGGGTCTGACATGAGGCTCGCCCCTTTTGGTTCAGGAAGGAGGGTATGTCCCGGGAAAACTATGGGTCTAGCTACCGTTCATATTTGGTTGGCTGTGCTTCTTCAGAACTTTGAGTGGACCTCTAAGGATGATGTGGATTTGACTGAGGTTCTCAAGATGTCCATGGAAATGAAGAATCCCTTAGTGTGTAAAGCTGTTGCAAGGGTTTTTTGA